AGGGTGTGCCTGCGCGTAAGGAGGTTGCTCTGGGATTTTGGTTTGATGATAATAGAGATTTGCGTCCTACAAATATTCTTATTTATAATTGGGAGAATGGTCAAGATGTTTGTGTGGGTGCCGCAGTTGTCTCACCTTTCACTGGTTAAGGTGCACGTGCTTTCGTCCCAGGCCAAGCCATTTCGAATGTTGTATCTCGTAAGCGTAGTAAATACTTAAACAAGTGTATTTtgcatggttatggtttgggtgttctTTCTTTCTCCACCTTAGGGGAGCTCAAcgaggatactttgtgtttttttaagaGATTAAAGAATTGTTTTGCTAGTTTTGACTCTAGTAgtggtgtattttttttttttttttttttttagagattgggtgttgctattcaaaaaggtgttggatcccatcttgttgctaggttaccaacaaaAACTTTGTACGAATCATTGTAATTTATCTTTTATCACACCGTAAgagataatattttattttacaaaaagaacgggtacctagctcagctggtcatccccgttccacaAAGGTTTCAtgtgctccaggaggtcccagttTCGAGCCCGCAATGgagcaatattgcagaatttgacatggaaggtaaaGTTAGTATGCCCCCCTTGAAACGTAATCAGCCCCCCTATCCTCTTTGGCTCCCTTGGATGGTtcttcatgaggctcgctggtaggctcgACAACCTGTTTAACTAATGTGgcagtatgttgttggagcttagcttgttaggcttccaaccaaAGTAATCGAAAACTTTCCTCGGTCCTACTCGGTGGAGTACCTTGTAGCGAGGAGCAATGAGCTCGGACTTGGAAATCGCCAATACTCGGCCTCATACTCGGAATCTATTTATTAGATATTTATATATAATACTCATGAGTCATGACTTATACCTAAGACTCGGTCTCCTCGACCAATTACTCGGCGATTACTCGGTCCCCTCGTTCGATTACTCGGTCTCCTCATTCGATTACTCGGTTGTTCATCGGAATGACCTTGGACTCGGAAATCGCCTCGTTCATTTACCTTGTAGCGAGTACTCTCCGAGTACTCGGCCCAGGAGACCGATTTTGTAATAATACTCTTTATTCCTCATGGGGTtcactggtaggctagcacgaaaacatgttcaactaatgtagtagtacgctATTGGAGCGTAGCTTGTTAGGTTTTTCATCTAGTTAATGTAATAATACTCAATAATCTATATTATAacggacaatggtgtttttctatTTGGACAGagatctacagtttggacacataaaaaACGGCCCAAATTGAGGCATCTATTTAAGATATTCAGTTACATTTTTGtcatataaagaatggtccagattgagctctatattataagggacaatggtgtttttctatTTGGACGGAGATCTACATTTTAGACACATAAAGAACGGTCCAGATTGAGACATCTATTTAAGTTATTTAGTTACATTTctggcatataaagaatggtccagattgagCTACATATTTAAGATTTCCAATATATATTTTGGACATATATAGAAGGGTCTAGATTAATCCACATATTAATTTTACCTAAGATAATGAATTTAAATTGATTATCCATTaatttaatgtcatttatttgggagttattcctcacatTTAATGTTAAACTGTTTCTTTTTATTCTAAATTAAACGCCCATTAACTTTACTCTTAACTTAATCCCTTTTACAATCAAATTCCTTTCCCAACGTTCATTCTTCGCACAATTCTATTCCCAAGATATGGTTCACTattattttggttgatttaaatAATTGGTGTTagcttttatctttaatttttgtttaacatcaatggataCATGGTGCCTCACGCCTAATTTTTGTGTCATTagcttttatctttaattttttgtttaacatcaactGATTCATGGTACCTCACGCCTATTTTTTGTGTCATTTATACAATTTAATTTATCTTTGATTCTTTTCATTAATATTGAGTTTTGTTTAGAACTGGATTATTAAATTATGTATACATAGTCAATCATCTGGCTAATACTGAAATTTAGGAATCCTCAAAATAAGCAACACAATTTTGGATTATGAAAGCTCACCTATAATCTTTCATTTTTTCTGATATCATGAGATTGTTTTTAAGCAATGAAGGAAACGGTTTAGGGAGTAATACATGATGCAATATTTTTTGTGTGGGACGCGTCACTATACCTATATATGTCAGGACTAAACGAATTTCCATTCCATACATTTTATCATTGACAAAGATGAAGAAGTTTTAGTATTCCAGAAAGGTACAAGTCTAATTTTTGCTAGAATATGTGGTTTATTTGCATACATGTGATTTCCATGACTAAAATGTCGAGTTTTCTAAAGATTATCTTGGTTCGAGAGAGCGTAGTGCATACAGACCCATCTAGATCTTGCATCTAAAGATACCATGACTAATACTTGATCCATCACCTGTCTTTTACTCCGTGGATATCATCTAATACCTGAgctttttttcatttcatttaagATACCAACAAACCAAACTATGTATAAATATATTGTATaagttaatttaatttaaaaaatattttaatattcataTGTAATGCCATGTTCATTTTATGCTAGAAAATTGTAGAATTATCGTTGTTTTAGGTCTCTTATGTACTCTTAGGTCAAGGTATAATATCAGTTCAATCTGCAAGTTTTCATTCCATTGGTATTTAGACTGGGTCTCTTATTTACTTTTAGGCTTCAAACGCATATGCTGACAAAGAGAAACTCTCCTATACATGTACAACTTGTCGATTCATGTATTAGAGAGGGAAATTTCTTTTATTTGGATATGTAATTTATTTAATGCGAGTCTTTCACTATTTATCAAGACAACAAGATTGTATTATCATTTTGCAAGTAAAAGCATTCTTGGCATACGATGTATACAATTTCATAGGCGCATCATTTTTCACCGCTAAGAAAGATTCAAGGACGCTCATTTCACCAATATCCAAGGGAATGTTGTAGGatttaatgttttacatttttgttttgttttgtttgtgacGCAATAAACTGGGCTTTTTTCATGTGTTAGTTTAAACCATAAATGTATAGTTATCATTCTTTTTCAAGAGGCTTCACAGTACAGTGTAACGTCTCTCAAACCTAGAACACTGTAGGGAATGATGAATGTATTTATGTAAATGACATGTTTAATGGCCGTAAAATGTCTGGTCGTAAATTATATTAACCTAGCCAATTAAACTTTTTTTACCATGGGTTCCAGTATTACTAATGTGTAACCATGCCAATTATACATTGATACTAGCACAAAGTcaatatttattttaaaaaatagtTAACGGTTCCAAAAACTAATGCATATATAACACTTTTTAGGTATAGGAAAGAAGGGTTCCCAGCTCAGATTCAACTTTTTGAATTTCGAAAAAAAATTGCACTAATTTTTTTAAGTACGAAATAACAATCTAATTAAATGATGACTGAACTGCATTTGTAATTCGGAATACAATCGACAAGTTAATTATATTGGTATTGTTCCCGCTTAGGAATTTAGGTTTTCAAGTGTGTTCGTACTGTTTGCAACAACTATGAATGGATAGTTATCTCAATAAGCATAAACGAAACTAGGTGCAGATTCCAGTATACACACTTACATTGGATTTCTTTACCACCAAACAAATTACTCTCTGGTGTATATAATATATATGTCTGTGTACATCCATACGTGGACATCCTAATCACCATCTAACAAGAAACTGATCTCGTTTATGTTAAAAATACCGATCAAAACTTCGAATTCAGTTCAAGAAAGATTACCATTCCCTGAATTTCTCACGCTTAGCTCATGGTAATCTCGCAAGAAAAGAAATATACAACTAACACCAAAACAACTCGTAGCCCTGTGCCATTATGGCATGGGTCATATCCTAGTAATAATTTAAtagaaaaaattattaaaaaaataaccTTTTATCATTAGATTCGACAAATTGTGAAGTACTCATTAGTCATTACCGTGTCCCCGAATCCACGTCAATGCAAGCCAGATTGGAGTTTTGTTTTGGAACCTCACATCTCTCCCGAATTCTCCATGCAGTAATGGCAGCACAAGTGGCTTGAAAACCAAAGACATTTTTCGACTAGTTCTGCTCCGCAGGTTAGCTCTTCGACCCAGCAGCCAGCTAATATATTGAATATCGGCAAGATTCTTTTAGACCACCATCGAAGGCTATAATGATCCTCGAATGGCATTTTCGAAATGATCACTGATAGGTAGGGTTTTAAGTTTCACCCGGCATCTTAATTTGGTCTTTGGCTTTCTTTTGCGTACGTTTATACAATAAATTCGCGTCAACCTCAAGTGAAGGAAAATTAGGGTACTTCGCGAAAACCTCGGGCAATTACACAGGCAGCGTTGTGGTTTCCCGCTAAAATCCAATTCAGGTAAAGAACAAAatggaaattcttgatttttacttattttccatTAATTAGATTCTTGCTTCTGTACTTCGGAGAGATATGATtttgtgttatttgtgaagttttTAATAAATTGTTTAAGTTATTTGGTAGGTTACTAGgtttggaaatatttttcttttagataTCCACTTTTCATTTGTTTTGGATTCAATCTTCTTTTAGGAAGATGTGTAACCTCATATGCATGGTTGAGGCCCTTTAGGGTAGAGTTTTCTTTAGGTAAATGACTCTTTATTGGGAGAATTTATGATTTTGATGAGATACATAAATTGTACAAATTCATTTCATGTCCTTTCTATCTTTTTGTTCAAGTGCTTGGGGTTATTAGGGTTTACATTTCGGGCAATTAGGGCAATATCCTTTAGAATTTTGTATTTTTGTTCTTATGTTTTAATTGTTGCAGGCCATTTGATTGTGTATGAGGTATTCGCATGTATATACATTTCCATTACTTTCTACATTGCCAATGAAACTTTTAATACAAGTGACAATCAAATTTGGAGAGCACATTCGAAGGAGcttcgtttttctgttttgtttggATAGACCTTTTCCAGAATACAAAAATGACTGGACCTTCATTTACATTTCCAGCCTGTGGTTTAGCTGGAATTTGTACCCTTCTTCTCGCTAAAAGATGAAAACACACTATGAACGTTATGATTCATCTTGAGACACCTGTTTGTAACTTTTTGACTAGATTTTCCGTGATGCGCGGCTTTAGATTTTCCGTTTCCAGTTCAAATTGTGAACCAATGTGTGTTATTTTATTCCAAATGCACCTGGCCGAATTCGTGTCAAATTAAATTCGACACCCGGCTGTTaatgtttgccagctctgatagtTCAGATGAGAACAAGTTTGTTCATTTGCTTAACGTTTATAATTGAGTTGCGTGACGAAGTGTCTATCTCCCCCTTTTCCTGCATAAATATATGACAACTGATCGCTTGGATAATTTGCGATGATCTACTGCTTCACAGTCTAGTTGTTTAATCTACAGGAGACGATCTTTATTTCAACATGAAGGCACTTATTCTCGTTGGAGGTTTTGGAACACGGTTGAGGCCACTGACACTTAGCGTTCCAAAGCCACTGGTTGAGTTTGCTAACAAACCCATGATTTTGCATCAGGTTTACTTTCTATATTCATGCCTTTCTTTGTAATATTTAGTTATCAAGTGCTTATATGGATGGAGTACAAACAAAATCTGTTCGTTAAACTTCTTATTTGCGTACCTACGTTTGTTGTATAGATTGAAGCTCTCAAGGCTATTGGAGTGACTGAAGTGGTTTTGGCCGTCAATTATCAACCAGAGGTAAAAAGATCACAGCGGTAGCAACCGTAACTTACTTCCATTCTCCTATAAGGCCTCTTAAAAATATCCCTAGTGAAGAATTTTTCGAGCTATTAAATATTGACGAACCCTTTTATGGTAAATATCTGTTTTCCAGGTGATGCTAAACTTCTTGACGGACTTCGAGGCAAAACTGGGAATCAAGATTACCTGTTCGCAAGAGACTGAACCATTAGGCACTGCAGGTCCCTTGGCTCTGGCCAGGGACAAGCTGGTTGATGACTCTAGGGAACCATTCTTCGTCCTCAATAGTGATGTTATTAGTGAGTACCCACTCAAAGAAATGATTGAATTCCACAAAGCTCATGGAGGCGAGGCTTCAATTATGGTAACCAAGGTAAGTTGAACGAACTAGTTCATAAGTTATCTTTTGACTATGTGATCAAACTTTCTTGCATAATTTCCCTCGTTTTTAAGTTTGAAACTTCTAGAAATAAATCCTCATTCCTCTATCGTACTTTAAAGGTGGAAGAACCATCAAAATATGGTGTTGTGGTAATGGAAGAGACGACAGGCAAGGTTGAGAGGTTTCAAGAGAAGCCGAAAATCTTTGTTGGTAACAAGATTAATGCTGGAATTTACCTGTTGAACCCATCGGTTCTTGATATGATCCAGTTGAGGCCAACCTCTATTGAGAAAGAAGTGTTTCCAAAAATCGCAGCAGAGCAGAATCTTTACGCAATGGTTTTACCAGGCTTCTGGATGGATATTGGGCAACCAAGAGATTACATAAAAGGCCTATCGCTATATTTGGACTCTATCCGCAACAAATCTCCATCCAAGTTAGCGTCAGGATCCCATATAGTTGGAAATGTTTTAATCGATGAAAGTGCTATCATTAAGGATGGCTGTTTGATAGGACCCGATGTGGCGATAGGACCAGGATGTATAGTGGAGTCAGGGGTGAGACTTTCTCGCTGTACCTTAATGACAGAAGCCCGTGTTAAAATGCACTCATGTATCTCAAGTAGCATCATTGGCTGGCACTCCACTGTTGGGCAGTGGGCTCGGGTTGAGAACATGACCATACTTGGAGAGGATGTTCATGTCTGTGATGAAATCTACAGCAATGGAGGAGTTGTCCTGCCTCACAAAGAAATCAAGTGTAGCATATTGCATCCAGAAATCGTTATGTGATGTTTAACCAGAGATATCAGACAACTTTGTTCGGGTTGTTAGATTGTCCAGAGTCCTTCCCCGTCTTATCGTGTGAGTTGTTACTTATTAGTCTATGTCTTAGTCTATGTCTGAGCTATgtcatttttccttttctttgtttctttcttctaAAAATAAATCTTTTTAGTGTTTAAATTCAAAACTCCGCCGTATGGTAAGGTTCAGTTTTTAACTTTTTACGAAGTTGTTTTCCGGCCTGAAGTGTAATTTATGTTGTATAGTTATAAAATAATCCAGTGAATGATTTCCGCTTCTTCTGCTAATTCAGCTTTACATGGAGCTAGCTTCAGACATGATGGACTACtagttttaagattttttttcatTAGCTAGTTTAAAAGATCTGACAGAAACTCCACTGGGTTGCACTGCCTAGCATTGCAGATATAAGATTCTTGGTATCGACTTCTCAAAGAATAAGCTTTTGAGACAATAGTAATCAACTTTAGAGGCGAGGAAACTGTGAACCTCGACCGTGAATTGATAAATTTGAAGGTGTGAGTGCTAGTGAAAATCAACTCAAAGTATATTTAAATATCATTAAATAACAGTGTTATAAGCCTCCCCAAAAAGAAAATGTACAACAAACAAAATTGGATATCACAAAAAAACGATTACAATAAGCGCATATGGGCTCCTCAATGAAAACATCCCTTCTACTGGGGTATAATTGATATGTTACAGAATAATGAAATTTACAAGGTGAGGCGGCCTAGGAAGCAGTATCTGGGATGTATGCATCGTTGCAGCTTACAGGACAGAGTCGAGTAGTTCAAATGGAGCCCAAAATCCAAAACATGACTAAAGACGATATTGCTATGAAAAACCAAGTGAtaaatgagaaagcaactgaGATTTGGAACCTACTACAGGGAATTTGCTGTAAGCTGCAGAAATC
This portion of the Papaver somniferum cultivar HN1 chromosome 11, ASM357369v1, whole genome shotgun sequence genome encodes:
- the LOC113322568 gene encoding mannose-1-phosphate guanylyltransferase 1-like; protein product: MKALILVGGFGTRLRPLTLSVPKPLVEFANKPMILHQIEALKAIGVTEVVLAVNYQPEVMLNFLTDFEAKLGIKITCSQETEPLGTAGPLALARDKLVDDSREPFFVLNSDVISEYPLKEMIEFHKAHGGEASIMVTKVEEPSKYGVVVMEETTGKVERFQEKPKIFVGNKINAGIYLLNPSVLDMIQLRPTSIEKEVFPKIAAEQNLYAMVLPGFWMDIGQPRDYIKGLSLYLDSIRNKSPSKLASGSHIVGNVLIDESAIIKDGCLIGPDVAIGPGCIVESGVRLSRCTLMTEARVKMHSCISSSIIGWHSTVGQWARVENMTILGEDVHVCDEIYSNGGVVLPHKEIKCSILHPEIVM